One window of Deltaproteobacteria bacterium genomic DNA carries:
- a CDS encoding amidohydrolase, translated as MYNGQKTVDVHGHMTTPAVFRQFLAECVSQNTPNRKLDMSDEQLEAAQQRHLKFMDDRGIDVQLIGPRPIAMWHWMRPFLQEFWARTTNDVIARIVKLHPDRFRGMAQLPQCRDKDTRNCLPEFERCIKELNFVGAYLNPDPAGDKQTPGVHEEYWHPLYDKAVQLDVPLMVHPSITYDRRLEVIPANYQMNNYLEEFVAMNLYMHSKVFQTFPKLKIVICHCGGGLHRFIPNDHHVGQGDSSNNLYYDSCVYDENYLEAAIKQRGVDQVLFGTESPGSGGAVRKDTGKPSDDMIPVIDKLAFLSAEDKMKIFQKNPLKVFTKVKI; from the coding sequence ATGTACAACGGACAAAAAACAGTCGACGTGCACGGTCACATGACCACCCCGGCGGTGTTCCGCCAATTCTTAGCCGAATGCGTCTCGCAGAATACGCCCAATCGCAAGCTCGACATGAGCGATGAGCAGCTCGAAGCAGCGCAGCAGCGTCATCTGAAATTCATGGACGACCGCGGCATCGACGTGCAGTTGATCGGCCCGCGCCCGATCGCCATGTGGCACTGGATGCGGCCGTTCTTGCAAGAGTTCTGGGCCAGGACGACCAACGACGTGATCGCGCGCATCGTCAAACTCCACCCCGACCGCTTCCGCGGCATGGCGCAGCTGCCGCAGTGCCGCGACAAAGACACGCGCAACTGCTTGCCCGAGTTCGAACGCTGCATCAAGGAACTTAACTTTGTCGGGGCCTACTTAAATCCCGACCCGGCGGGCGACAAGCAGACGCCCGGCGTGCATGAAGAATATTGGCATCCGCTCTATGATAAAGCCGTGCAGTTGGACGTGCCGCTGATGGTCCATCCGTCAATCACCTACGACCGACGGCTGGAGGTGATTCCTGCCAACTATCAGATGAACAATTATCTGGAAGAGTTCGTCGCGATGAATCTCTACATGCACAGCAAGGTTTTTCAGACGTTCCCGAAACTGAAGATCGTGATCTGCCACTGCGGCGGCGGGCTCCATCGCTTCATCCCCAACGACCACCACGTCGGTCAGGGCGATTCCAGTAATAATTTATATTACGACTCCTGCGTCTACGACGAAAATTATCTAGAGGCGGCGATCAAACAGCGCGGCGTCGACCAGGTGCTGTTCGGCACCGAGTCCCCCGGCTCCGGCGGCGCCGTGCGCAAGGATACCGGCAAACCGTCTGACGACATGATCCCGGTGATCGACAAACTGGCGTTCTTGAGCGCGGAAGATAAGATGAAAATCTTCCAGAAAAACCCGCTGAAGGTTTTTACAAAAGTGAAGATATAA
- a CDS encoding cupin domain-containing protein has translation MSKSNASDLQERIASLNASVQAHSLRGAWERGRGPARPDEILPAVWRWSDMAPLLTEAGELAPLDDVMRMRTLHMTNSTDTIPLGATRTFAAMLQHVNGGEVTDSHRHTATSVYFMIQGGGLYTTAEGEQQFMEPGDLLTQPSWTWHGTTNTGKDPAIWFTAMDSTLMQLLDVWQNERFPDSFSQPVTKPDGYYKKRLGALRAKGVIDNPGPYPVRYRWQESLALLEELNAAGESDPYDGVIADYVDPQTGGFTTASLHCRIQMLRPSEETESHRHSCNTVYHVARGAGVTKIGKSRTDGNGLDWAERDCFNVPTNYWHRFKNNSSKDPAILFSVSDRPLFEALRLYREEA, from the coding sequence ATGTCTAAGAGTAATGCCAGCGACCTTCAGGAGCGAATTGCATCGCTGAACGCAAGCGTGCAGGCCCACTCCCTGCGCGGCGCCTGGGAGCGCGGGCGCGGGCCGGCGCGGCCCGATGAGATTTTGCCGGCCGTGTGGCGTTGGAGCGATATGGCGCCGCTGCTAACCGAAGCCGGCGAGCTGGCGCCGCTCGATGACGTCATGCGCATGCGCACGCTGCACATGACCAATTCCACCGACACGATTCCGCTCGGCGCGACGCGGACGTTTGCGGCGATGTTGCAGCATGTGAACGGGGGAGAAGTCACCGACTCGCACCGTCACACTGCGACCTCGGTCTACTTCATGATCCAAGGCGGCGGCCTCTATACGACGGCCGAAGGTGAGCAGCAGTTCATGGAGCCGGGCGATTTGCTGACCCAGCCCAGTTGGACTTGGCACGGCACAACCAACACGGGCAAAGATCCGGCGATCTGGTTTACGGCGATGGACTCGACCTTGATGCAGCTGCTCGATGTCTGGCAAAACGAACGCTTCCCTGACAGCTTTTCACAGCCGGTGACGAAGCCCGACGGTTACTACAAGAAGCGTTTAGGCGCGCTGCGGGCGAAAGGTGTGATTGATAACCCGGGTCCGTATCCGGTGCGCTATCGTTGGCAGGAATCGTTGGCACTACTAGAGGAACTCAACGCGGCAGGTGAAAGCGATCCCTATGATGGCGTAATTGCCGACTACGTCGATCCGCAAACCGGCGGATTTACCACGGCGTCGCTCCACTGCCGGATTCAGATGCTCCGCCCCAGCGAAGAAACCGAAAGCCATCGCCACAGCTGCAATACTGTTTATCACGTTGCGCGCGGCGCGGGCGTAACGAAGATCGGTAAGAGCAGGACGGACGGGAATGGGCTCGATTGGGCGGAGCGTGACTGCTTTAACGTGCCAACGAACTATTGGCACCGTTTCAAGAATAACTCGTCAAAAGATCCTGCGATTCTTTTTTCCGTGAGCGACCGGCCGCTATTCGAGGCGCTCAGATTGTACCGCGAAGAAGCTTAA
- a CDS encoding amidohydrolase produces MANKYRLFSGDSHLEISPERWTNRVPAKYRDRAPRLVKLANGGDGIIIEGRPMYVVGLAIAGKPYERHELRGVSYEGSEGAGAPEQRLMEQEKDGVDGEILYTSATNLTFWRGIKNDDAYLSVIRAYNEFLAEEYCAANRERLIALGALPSHSVDAAIKELEYCAKAGLKGMMLNTFPSGKSHPTLEDDRFYQTAIDLKMPLSVHVSMQLPDGPLFKYEKDPGEVAFGGDPIRVLTRFGGNSGLNAVQLLLSGVLDRLPKLKIYWAETQMGWLPYYYDQLDDVYKRSKYWMQRYFDLKPLERQPSEYFREHFYWGFIYDRLGIRLRYDIGIDKVMWGNDFPHSAGDWPNSRKVIADMFSGVPEDEKQKMLVDNTVNFFHLN; encoded by the coding sequence ATGGCAAATAAGTATCGTCTTTTTTCCGGGGATTCGCATCTAGAAATTTCTCCTGAGCGCTGGACCAATCGAGTCCCTGCCAAGTATCGCGATCGGGCGCCGCGCTTGGTAAAGCTTGCCAATGGCGGCGATGGCATCATCATCGAAGGGCGGCCGATGTATGTTGTTGGGTTGGCGATCGCTGGCAAGCCCTACGAGCGACACGAGCTGCGCGGGGTTAGCTACGAGGGCTCGGAGGGTGCGGGGGCGCCGGAGCAGCGCTTGATGGAGCAGGAAAAAGACGGCGTCGACGGCGAGATTCTTTACACGTCGGCGACCAATCTGACTTTTTGGCGCGGTATTAAGAACGACGACGCCTATCTGTCGGTGATTCGCGCTTACAACGAATTTCTCGCCGAAGAATACTGCGCCGCAAATCGTGAGCGCTTGATTGCGCTTGGTGCGCTGCCGAGCCATTCAGTCGATGCTGCTATCAAGGAGCTGGAGTACTGCGCCAAAGCTGGGTTGAAGGGGATGATGCTCAACACCTTTCCCAGCGGCAAGTCGCATCCAACGCTTGAGGACGACCGCTTTTACCAGACGGCCATCGATCTCAAGATGCCGCTCTCCGTGCATGTGTCGATGCAGCTGCCCGACGGACCCTTGTTCAAGTATGAGAAAGATCCGGGTGAAGTTGCTTTTGGCGGCGACCCAATCCGTGTCTTGACCCGTTTCGGCGGCAACAGTGGTCTAAACGCGGTGCAGTTGCTGCTGTCGGGCGTTTTGGATCGCCTGCCGAAGCTGAAGATCTATTGGGCGGAAACGCAAATGGGCTGGTTGCCGTATTACTATGACCAACTCGATGACGTTTATAAGCGGAGCAAGTACTGGATGCAGCGTTACTTCGATTTGAAACCACTGGAGCGGCAACCGAGCGAATACTTCCGGGAACATTTCTATTGGGGCTTCATCTATGATCGGCTTGGTATTCGGCTGCGCTATGACATTGGCATCGACAAAGTCATGTGGGGCAACGATTTCCCGCACTCGGCCGGCGATTGGCCGAACTCGCGGAAAGTGATTGCCGATATGTTCTCGGGGGTGCCAGAGGATGAGAAGCAGAAGATGCTGGTCGATAACACGGTGAATTTCTTTCATTTGAATTAG
- a CDS encoding cupin domain-containing protein → MAKPAVNEPKDRTELHRKFAELGLRGYWQADRNHERMEPKLWRWKDVYPALLEAADVIRIGPDSFRRNVGLQTGSKTLAMGFQIVLPGEAAAAHRHTNTALRFVVKGGGAYTTSNGEPMVMEPGDLLIQPNWVWHDHVNNSKEPIIWIDALDAGLVNFLDAHIFREEWAEGKQQPLTRGHGAARRLFGTARKPQVDYEGAAGVPYHYKWAEALEAMKELAEQGQNDPYDGLYIEYKNPVDGGHTFLTMTCYLQMLQPGQETKFHRHTGTYMYHCVQGKGVTMVDKTNAAEMQWDEHDSYTVPSWRWHAHKNLSKTEPAILFSFTDRPLLQMTGLDREEVS, encoded by the coding sequence ATGGCGAAACCTGCTGTTAATGAACCCAAAGACCGCACCGAACTACACCGAAAATTCGCCGAGCTAGGCTTACGCGGCTACTGGCAAGCCGACCGCAATCACGAACGCATGGAGCCCAAACTGTGGCGCTGGAAAGACGTTTACCCGGCCTTGCTCGAAGCCGCCGATGTGATTCGCATTGGGCCTGATTCGTTTCGTCGCAACGTCGGTTTGCAAACCGGCAGTAAAACCCTCGCCATGGGTTTTCAAATCGTCCTTCCCGGCGAGGCTGCAGCGGCGCACCGTCACACCAACACGGCGCTGCGCTTCGTCGTCAAAGGCGGCGGCGCGTATACGACTTCCAATGGCGAGCCCATGGTGATGGAGCCTGGCGATTTGCTGATCCAACCGAACTGGGTGTGGCACGACCACGTCAACAATTCTAAAGAACCGATCATCTGGATCGACGCTCTCGACGCCGGTCTGGTGAATTTTCTCGACGCCCACATTTTTCGCGAAGAGTGGGCCGAAGGAAAGCAGCAGCCGCTGACACGCGGCCACGGCGCCGCACGCCGCCTGTTCGGCACCGCGCGCAAACCGCAGGTCGACTACGAAGGCGCCGCCGGCGTCCCCTACCACTACAAATGGGCGGAAGCGTTGGAAGCGATGAAAGAATTAGCCGAGCAAGGCCAGAACGACCCCTACGACGGCCTCTACATCGAGTACAAAAACCCGGTCGACGGCGGCCACACGTTTCTCACCATGACTTGCTATTTGCAGATGCTCCAACCCGGCCAAGAGACCAAGTTCCATCGCCACACCGGCACCTACATGTACCACTGCGTCCAGGGTAAAGGCGTCACGATGGTCGACAAAACCAACGCGGCCGAAATGCAATGGGACGAGCACGATAGCTACACCGTCCCCTCCTGGCGCTGGCACGCGCACAAGAACTTGTCGAAGACCGAGCCGGCCATATTGTTCTCGTTCACCGATCGCCCGCTGCTGCAAATGACCGGGCTGGATCGCGAAGAGGTTTCTTAG
- a CDS encoding amidohydrolase, whose protein sequence is MKNGFKAMDSDMHVMEPCDLWQRYIDKKYLDRAPIGLNRHKRDLGVQVDGKIMPKPTPRPNPELRPLREKILNTRYQEEEARDFDNVAQVRAMDKEGLDIAILYPSRGLFVLAVDGLDPDLAAAIAKAYNDWMFDFCKVAPDRMFGAGIIAPHDVSSAVEETRRCVKELGFKSVLVRPNHVNGKMWSDPYYDPLWEECQKLNIPIGFHEAGRVYLPQPAISELIPSFAMFNTLSFPMANMFTCADMIYGGVMERFPKLKVAYLEGNCSWLPWLLWRMEEYGELTGVAEHPQMKLTPLEYFQRQCWGAVECDEHVAKFIPEFGLEDNIVFSTDYPHLDVKYPHAVESLLKQPFSDQMKRKFLWDNCARLYGFGY, encoded by the coding sequence ATGAAAAACGGTTTCAAAGCGATGGATTCGGATATGCATGTTATGGAGCCCTGCGATCTGTGGCAGAGGTATATTGACAAGAAATATCTCGACCGCGCGCCCATCGGTTTGAACCGACACAAGCGCGATCTCGGCGTGCAGGTGGACGGCAAGATCATGCCGAAGCCAACGCCGCGACCCAATCCCGAACTGCGGCCTTTGCGCGAAAAGATTCTCAACACCCGCTATCAGGAAGAAGAAGCGCGCGACTTCGACAACGTCGCGCAGGTTCGCGCCATGGACAAAGAAGGGCTCGACATCGCGATTCTCTACCCGAGCCGCGGTCTGTTCGTCCTTGCCGTCGATGGGCTCGACCCCGACCTCGCTGCGGCCATCGCCAAAGCGTACAACGATTGGATGTTCGACTTCTGCAAAGTCGCGCCGGACCGCATGTTCGGCGCCGGCATCATTGCGCCGCATGACGTTTCAAGCGCCGTGGAAGAGACTCGGCGGTGCGTCAAGGAACTAGGCTTCAAGAGCGTGCTGGTGCGGCCGAACCACGTCAACGGCAAGATGTGGAGCGACCCCTACTACGATCCGCTTTGGGAAGAATGTCAGAAGCTCAACATCCCCATCGGTTTCCACGAAGCTGGCCGGGTCTATCTGCCGCAACCCGCGATCTCGGAATTGATACCCAGCTTCGCCATGTTCAACACCCTGTCGTTCCCGATGGCCAATATGTTTACCTGCGCGGACATGATCTACGGCGGCGTCATGGAACGTTTTCCGAAATTGAAAGTTGCCTATCTCGAAGGCAACTGTTCGTGGCTGCCGTGGCTGCTCTGGCGTATGGAAGAATACGGCGAGTTGACCGGCGTCGCCGAGCACCCGCAGATGAAGCTAACGCCCTTGGAATATTTCCAGCGCCAGTGCTGGGGTGCCGTGGAGTGCGACGAGCATGTCGCCAAGTTCATCCCAGAATTCGGCCTCGAAGATAATATCGTCTTCTCAACCGACTACCCGCATCTGGACGTGAAATACCCCCACGCCGTCGAAAGCCTGCTAAAGCAGCCCTTCAGCGATCAGATGAAGCGGAAATTTCTGTGGGATAATTGCGCGAGACTATACGGGTTCGGGTATTAA
- a CDS encoding ABC transporter substrate-binding protein — MGTLGGNLMKRNWLLMLLAALAFVGCASGTPMKLTEPQTIRLNVFRVDAATVVGQAKDVFAEEKLTIDASVTPNSTAQMRGLSQRNYEMVSTAFDNVLAWSGREGAELVAVGQISDYTVLPIFVRPEIKSWSNLKGKKLAADAVDTAFALALRRVLLANGLDLTKGDYELVAAGATGARLDSMIKGETFAAVLNPPVDAKALAAGMRRIGDSKAVLPDYPNTVFAVNRAWAENNQAAIHAFLRAWLKSAAWVREPANRAEAIKIVGERLKLNPKQAEDAVNEISATGDLNLKGLQTVLDLRNLFGFKLNKGDKLAAYYDAQFINAVKGR; from the coding sequence ATGGGGACATTAGGAGGCAATTTGATGAAACGGAACTGGTTGCTCATGCTGTTGGCTGCGCTTGCATTCGTAGGCTGCGCCTCGGGGACCCCTATGAAATTGACTGAGCCGCAGACTATTCGCTTGAACGTTTTTCGCGTCGATGCGGCGACGGTGGTCGGCCAGGCCAAGGATGTCTTTGCCGAAGAGAAACTTACGATCGATGCTTCGGTTACGCCCAACTCGACCGCGCAGATGCGCGGGCTGAGCCAGCGAAACTACGAAATGGTTTCCACCGCCTTCGACAACGTGCTTGCCTGGTCGGGACGAGAGGGCGCGGAGCTTGTCGCGGTGGGGCAGATCTCGGATTACACCGTGCTGCCGATTTTTGTCCGCCCCGAGATCAAGAGCTGGAGCAATTTGAAGGGCAAGAAGTTGGCGGCGGATGCTGTGGACACCGCTTTCGCCTTGGCGTTGCGGCGGGTGCTCTTGGCCAATGGTTTGGACCTGACCAAGGGCGACTACGAGCTGGTTGCCGCCGGCGCCACCGGCGCGCGTCTCGACTCGATGATCAAGGGTGAAACCTTTGCGGCGGTGTTGAATCCTCCCGTGGATGCCAAGGCCCTCGCCGCCGGCATGCGCCGCATCGGCGATTCAAAAGCGGTTTTGCCTGACTACCCGAACACGGTCTTTGCCGTCAATCGCGCTTGGGCTGAGAACAATCAGGCGGCCATCCACGCTTTCTTGCGCGCATGGCTCAAGTCGGCGGCCTGGGTGAGGGAGCCGGCAAATCGCGCCGAAGCGATCAAGATCGTCGGCGAACGTTTGAAATTGAATCCCAAACAAGCCGAAGATGCCGTCAATGAAATATCGGCCACCGGTGATTTGAATTTGAAGGGCCTGCAAACCGTCCTCGACCTGCGCAACCTGTTTGGCTTCAAGCTGAACAAGGGCGACAAGCTGGCGGCGTATTACGATGCGCAGTTTATCAACGCCGTGAAGGGGCGATAG
- a CDS encoding ABC transporter substrate-binding protein, giving the protein MKRFIVGAILFSQLLAASLAGAQNKVRLNWGAISGVMGAIWTAQEEGLYKKHGLDIEFIHIASTSKAIQAMLAGEIHYTTADALNSIQAVGAGADLVMFCKGINRFVFSIMAKPELKRLADLKGRKIGITRIGSSTHTAALFAVNRAGLAANEYSFLQLSEVPNILTTLLAGQIDAGALSPPTSSRAKKAGLVELLNLGTDGPEYPSTVMASTRAYVKANPDNTKRMVRALGEGLHVFKTNKTAGIRALQKYSRLTDIEVLEDAYNQYSAAFDFIPYVSRGGINTLIASLGEKDPKIRALKYEDVADMRFVAELEKEGFFKKLGQR; this is encoded by the coding sequence ATGAAGCGATTCATTGTTGGTGCGATCCTTTTTAGCCAGTTGCTCGCGGCTTCCTTGGCCGGCGCGCAAAACAAAGTCCGCCTCAACTGGGGCGCCATCAGCGGTGTGATGGGGGCGATCTGGACGGCGCAGGAAGAGGGCCTGTACAAAAAACACGGCCTCGACATCGAATTTATTCACATCGCGTCGACGTCCAAAGCCATTCAAGCCATGCTCGCTGGCGAGATTCACTATACGACGGCAGATGCGCTGAATAGCATACAGGCGGTCGGCGCCGGCGCAGACTTGGTGATGTTCTGCAAAGGTATCAATCGTTTTGTGTTCTCGATCATGGCGAAGCCGGAGCTGAAACGGCTCGCCGATCTGAAAGGCAGAAAGATCGGCATCACGCGCATCGGTTCATCGACGCATACGGCCGCGTTGTTTGCCGTCAATCGAGCCGGTTTGGCTGCCAATGAATATTCCTTTTTACAGTTGAGTGAGGTGCCGAATATTTTGACGACCTTACTCGCCGGTCAGATCGACGCCGGCGCGTTGTCGCCGCCGACCAGCAGCCGGGCGAAGAAGGCAGGCCTGGTCGAGTTGCTCAACCTCGGCACCGATGGGCCTGAGTATCCATCGACGGTCATGGCCAGCACTCGGGCTTACGTCAAGGCCAATCCGGACAACACCAAGCGCATGGTGCGCGCATTGGGGGAGGGGCTGCACGTCTTTAAGACCAACAAGACTGCCGGCATTCGCGCGCTCCAGAAATATTCGCGGCTCACTGACATCGAGGTGCTCGAAGACGCCTACAATCAATACAGTGCTGCTTTCGACTTTATTCCTTACGTGAGCCGTGGCGGGATCAACACTTTGATTGCGAGTCTCGGCGAGAAGGACCCTAAGATTCGCGCGTTGAAATACGAAGACGTGGCCGACATGCGCTTTGTTGCGGAGTTGGAAAAGGAAGGGTTCTTCAAAAAGCTTGGCCAGAGATAG
- a CDS encoding MFS transporter, with protein MSRNTHSPLLAYPVVVACLSAHLGSLDSAINISFPSITAAFSLPVTAIQWVVIGYVLTHGSLLLGCGGLADRWGHSRLLTWGLLISAVAFAGCGLATHYSWLVACRIVQGLGAALIFGSAPALVTLAVPGEQRGRALGIYQMSTAVGYAVGPLLGGMLVDGFNWRATFLFRLPPALLLAWLAATKCPAPTKPQEAQRFDFLGALTLAASVAGCLLALSRSRALGWSAPLVVTLSCGAVACFIGFLVIEKRSPAPVIDLRLFRNIGFVIANLLSVMANCARFAIGLLLPYYLINVLHYPATVGGSLMLATYVLTIAAAPLAGKWSDRIGTALLASLGLAVEGVGLWLLGQLDAQAGYIPLAMTLVVVGLGLGIFEAPNMSFVMGSIPRNRQGVAGSIASMMRPLGIVAGASGWSMLFDWRRAANPAQAAGASPFQDVFVGAAGLCAVACFLSLFRSEKKT; from the coding sequence CTGTCGCGCAATACCCACTCACCGCTGCTTGCGTATCCGGTCGTCGTCGCCTGTCTGAGCGCGCACCTAGGCTCGCTCGACAGCGCCATCAATATTAGTTTCCCGTCGATCACCGCGGCATTTTCCTTGCCCGTCACGGCGATTCAATGGGTCGTCATCGGTTATGTTTTGACCCACGGAAGTTTGCTGCTCGGCTGCGGCGGGCTGGCCGATCGCTGGGGCCACAGTAGACTACTCACCTGGGGATTATTGATCAGCGCCGTCGCTTTCGCCGGCTGCGGCTTGGCGACGCACTACAGCTGGCTCGTCGCCTGTCGCATCGTCCAGGGTCTGGGCGCTGCGCTGATCTTCGGCAGCGCACCGGCGCTGGTGACCCTCGCTGTGCCGGGCGAGCAACGCGGCCGCGCCTTGGGCATTTATCAAATGAGCACTGCGGTCGGCTACGCCGTCGGTCCACTGCTGGGCGGTATGCTCGTCGATGGCTTCAATTGGCGGGCGACGTTTCTGTTTCGCTTGCCGCCGGCGCTGCTGCTGGCCTGGTTGGCAGCGACAAAATGTCCCGCTCCTACCAAGCCCCAAGAAGCGCAACGGTTCGACTTTCTCGGCGCGCTGACACTCGCCGCCAGCGTCGCCGGTTGTCTACTCGCTTTGAGCCGGAGCCGCGCGCTCGGATGGTCGGCGCCCCTGGTTGTAACTCTGAGCTGCGGCGCGGTTGCCTGCTTCATCGGTTTTCTAGTCATCGAGAAGCGCAGCCCCGCGCCGGTGATCGACCTGCGGCTGTTTCGCAACATCGGTTTCGTCATCGCCAACCTGCTTTCGGTGATGGCCAATTGCGCCCGTTTCGCCATCGGCCTGCTGCTCCCCTACTATCTCATCAACGTGTTGCACTATCCCGCGACCGTCGGCGGCTCATTGATGCTGGCAACCTATGTGCTCACCATCGCCGCCGCACCGCTGGCGGGAAAATGGTCCGACCGCATCGGCACGGCGCTCTTGGCATCGCTCGGCCTCGCGGTGGAGGGAGTCGGACTCTGGCTGCTTGGGCAACTCGACGCGCAAGCAGGCTACATTCCACTGGCAATGACTCTCGTGGTCGTCGGCTTGGGGCTCGGCATCTTCGAGGCGCCCAACATGAGCTTTGTCATGGGCTCGATCCCGCGCAATCGACAAGGCGTCGCCGGCAGCATCGCCAGCATGATGCGCCCGCTCGGCATCGTCGCCGGCGCCAGCGGCTGGAGCATGCTGTTCGATTGGCGGCGCGCCGCCAACCCAGCCCAAGCCGCAGGCGCTTCGCCATTCCAAGACGTCTTCGTCGGCGCCGCTGGGTTGTGCGCTGTGGCTTGTTTCTTGTCGCTATTCCGCAGCGAGAAAAAAACCTAA
- a CDS encoding ethanolamine ammonia lyase-activating protein: MDLTKTAAYSDKTPYDLWQEQEQIPILRGHCVEDLTTIAVAPWQRLGVRGTFINLVGSGRSCGSYVCEIPPKGETQPQRYLFEQLIYVVKGRGATTVWNDGTKKQSFEWQEGSLFSPPLNTWHQHFNAQGSEPARFVALTDAPPMINRFRNLDFVLGNAFSFMDRFSGDDSYYNGKGKEIVEYRTWESNFVPDVRDFGLRDRSARGKGATGIRLHLAANTMSAHLEQYPSGAYPRGHRHGPGAHLIILSGEGYSYLWEEGRPRIRIDWRPGSLLVPPANWFHQHFNPDNKPVRYLALKPWGFTYKVEDLSKTDQDIRVGGTQIEYKDQDPAIHEEFKKECAKRGTAVTLRF, translated from the coding sequence ATGGACCTAACCAAAACCGCGGCCTATTCAGACAAAACTCCCTATGACCTCTGGCAAGAGCAGGAACAAATACCGATCCTGCGCGGCCACTGCGTCGAAGATTTAACGACAATCGCCGTCGCGCCGTGGCAGCGCTTGGGTGTGCGTGGCACGTTTATCAATCTCGTCGGTTCGGGGCGTAGCTGCGGTTCCTACGTCTGCGAGATTCCGCCCAAGGGCGAGACCCAGCCGCAACGCTATCTATTTGAGCAACTGATCTACGTCGTCAAAGGGCGCGGCGCGACGACGGTGTGGAACGACGGCACGAAAAAGCAGAGCTTTGAGTGGCAGGAAGGCAGCTTGTTTTCGCCGCCGTTAAATACTTGGCATCAGCACTTCAATGCCCAGGGCAGCGAGCCGGCGCGCTTTGTCGCTTTGACCGATGCGCCGCCGATGATCAATCGCTTTCGCAATCTCGACTTTGTGCTGGGCAATGCATTTTCGTTCATGGACCGCTTCAGCGGCGACGACAGTTATTACAACGGCAAAGGCAAAGAGATTGTCGAATATCGTACATGGGAGTCGAATTTCGTTCCCGACGTGCGCGATTTCGGATTGCGCGATCGCAGCGCGCGCGGCAAGGGGGCAACCGGGATTCGCTTGCACCTGGCGGCGAACACCATGAGCGCGCATCTGGAGCAATATCCATCGGGCGCGTATCCGCGCGGCCACCGCCACGGTCCCGGCGCGCATCTGATTATTCTCTCGGGGGAAGGTTATTCCTATCTCTGGGAGGAAGGGCGGCCGCGCATCCGCATCGATTGGCGACCGGGAAGTTTGCTGGTGCCGCCGGCGAATTGGTTTCATCAACATTTCAATCCGGATAACAAACCGGTGCGCTACCTGGCGCTGAAACCCTGGGGATTTACCTACAAGGTCGAAGATTTATCCAAGACCGATCAGGATATCCGCGTTGGCGGCACGCAGATCGAATACAAAGACCAGGACCCGGCGATTCACGAAGAGTTCAAGAAAGAGTGCGCCAAGCGAGGGACGGCAGTCACGCTGCGATTTTAG